The Arthrobacter russicus genome has a segment encoding these proteins:
- the folP gene encoding dihydropteroate synthase, with protein sequence MDSLAAAPGTGPATSPLPTLRSPRKPASFDKLPTDRAVVFGILNVTPDSFSDGGSYNSLDTAIAHGLRMFYAGADVIDIGGESTRPGADEVDPATEQERIMPVIEAMVKAGALVSVDTRHAETAAKALDAGAAIINDISGMSVTPEMVALVAERKAPYVLMHRRGDAKIMDSLIRYANLIDDVVAELGAALQVFYSAGVQPEQLIVDPGLGFSKTADQNWELLANLEQLGKLGHRVLVGTSRKRFLGSLLSTAGKAAAPTERDHATIATTAIAAGKGVWGIRVHDVVGNLHAAKVAARVRAAAAPAVRSSDGSQG encoded by the coding sequence ATGGACTCCCTCGCTGCCGCCCCCGGAACCGGACCGGCCACATCACCACTGCCGACGCTGCGCTCGCCGCGCAAACCGGCCAGCTTCGACAAGTTGCCCACGGACCGTGCCGTGGTCTTCGGCATCCTCAATGTGACTCCGGATTCGTTCAGCGACGGCGGTTCCTACAATTCCTTGGATACCGCGATCGCGCACGGGCTGCGGATGTTCTACGCCGGAGCCGATGTGATCGACATCGGCGGCGAATCAACCCGTCCCGGAGCCGATGAGGTCGATCCGGCCACCGAGCAGGAGCGGATCATGCCGGTCATCGAAGCCATGGTCAAAGCCGGCGCCCTGGTCAGCGTGGACACCCGGCACGCCGAGACTGCGGCCAAAGCGCTCGACGCCGGTGCGGCGATCATCAACGACATCTCCGGCATGAGCGTGACCCCGGAAATGGTGGCCTTGGTCGCCGAGCGCAAGGCGCCTTACGTTTTGATGCATCGTCGTGGTGATGCCAAGATCATGGATTCGCTGATCCGTTATGCGAATCTGATCGATGACGTGGTCGCCGAGCTCGGTGCTGCACTGCAGGTCTTCTATTCGGCCGGGGTTCAGCCGGAGCAGCTGATCGTGGACCCCGGTCTGGGCTTTTCCAAGACCGCGGACCAGAATTGGGAATTGCTGGCGAACCTGGAGCAACTCGGGAAGCTCGGGCACCGGGTACTGGTGGGCACCTCCCGCAAGCGTTTCCTGGGTTCGTTGCTGAGCACCGCGGGCAAGGCGGCGGCACCGACCGAACGGGACCACGCCACCATCGCCACCACCGCGATTGCCGCGGGCAAGGGCGTGTGGGGCATCCGAGTGCATGATGTGGTGGGCAATCTGCATGCTGCGAAAGTGGCGGCCCGAGTCCGCGCCGCAGCAGCCCCGGCGGTCCGCAGCAGCGATGGAAGCCAGGGCTAG